From Carassius gibelio isolate Cgi1373 ecotype wild population from Czech Republic chromosome B21, carGib1.2-hapl.c, whole genome shotgun sequence, the proteins below share one genomic window:
- the rpl35 gene encoding 60S ribosomal protein L35, producing the protein MAKIKARDLRGKKKEELLKQLEDLKVELSQLRVAKVTGGAASKLSKIRVVRKSIARVLTVINQTQKENLRKFYKGKKYKPLDLRPKKTRAIRRQLTKHEQNLMTKKMQRKSRLYAIRKFAVKA; encoded by the exons GCAAAGATCAAGGCCAGAGACCTGCGTGGAAAGAAAAAggaggagctgctgaaacagctGGAGGATCTGAAGGTGGAGCTTTCCCAGCTCCGCGTCGCTAAGGTTACCGGAGGAGCTGCATCCAAACTCTCCAAGAT CCGCGTTGTCCGCAAGTCCATCGCCAGAGTTCTCACAGTAATCAACCAGACACAGAAGGAGAATCTGAGGAAGTTTTACAAG GGTAAAAAGTACAAGCCTTTGGACCTGAGGCCCAAGAAGACACGTGCCATCCGTCGTCAGCTGACAAAACACGAGCAGAACCTGATGACCAAGAAGATGCAGAGGAAGTCCCGCCTCTACGCCATCCGCAAGTTCGCCGTCAAGGCTTGA